Proteins from one Pontibacter kalidii genomic window:
- a CDS encoding CusA/CzcA family heavy metal efflux RND transporter, translating into MLDRIIHFSIYNKFIIGIFTLALVVWGSYSVTQLPIDAVPDITNNQVQVITTSPSLAAQEVERLISFPVEQTMSTIADIEEVRSISRFGLSVVTIVFEDNVDIYWARQQVSERLVEAKNIIPPAIGSPEMAPISTGLGEIYQYVVHPKPGYEKQYDAMELRTIQDWIIRRQLLGTPGVAEVNSFGGFVKQYEVAIDPARLRSYNLSISDVLAAMERNNQNTGGAYIDKKPNAYFIRSEGLISSLDEVKKVVVTNTANGTPVLISDIAQVRFGSANRYGALTDATGEAVGGIVMLLKGENTNQVVDRVKERLEQIRKSLPEGVEIQAFLDRSELIGRAIGTVEKNLIEGALIVIFVLVLFLGNFRAGLVVASVIPLAMLFAIILMNLFGVTGNLMSLGAIDFGLIVDGAVIIVEATMHHLGLRSKGRLTQAQMDEEVYESARKIRSAAAFGEIIILIVYLPILALVGIEGKMFRPMALTVSFAILGAFILSLTYVPMMSALLLNKNITHKRTISDRMMDFFQRLYTPIIHGALRFKALVLAIAVGLFALSLVLFSRMGSEFIPTLEEGDFALETRLLTGSSLSETIEKVTLASRILKEQFPEVKDVISKIGAAEIPTDPMPMESADVTITLKDKEEWTSAETREELANKMTEALEAIPGVTFGVSQPIQLRSNELISGVRQDVGIKIFGEDLQELTRLSQEVGSIVSTVQGAEDLYLEQVSGLPQIVVDIKRDQIARFGLDVETVNQAINAAFAGQSAGMVYEGDRRFDLVVRLTHENRQDIADVRQLFVTTPNGVQVPLEQVADIVFRQGPNQIQREDAKRRIIVGFNVRGRDVASVVEEVQQKIDRQVQLPTGYFVTYGGQFENLQEANKRLSVAVPAALALIFLLLYFTFGSVRHSLLIFTAIPLSAIGGVLALWLRDMPFSISAGVGFIALFGVAVLNGIVLIAEFNRQRKEHNSLSLRDVVLNGTSTRLRPVLMTAAVASLGFLPMALSNTAGAEVQKPLATVVIGGLITSTMLTLVVLPVLYILIEGYLSSRKQRKASDSGFPATAIVTVLATVALLMGRAQPAQAQQQHPVEVYTLDEAVAKAINRNPSVEAARLGVKRSQSLKGAAWDINKTQLQYSTGKLQSGEYDTEVSVLQTFAFPTLYARQAKLAGELTQASRIGLTQRQREVVRDVRLNYYGIVYARSRLSLLTYQDSLYTAFLRAAQVRLRTGETHLLEQVTAETQLSEVRNSVFQAEADRAVFQERLQALLATDTLVATADTVLSRLPLPGITEEMLERNPRLRLARQQVEVRQAETKLERSRLLPDLQLGYTNRTIAGNHGKRGGEEFEAPQEVSFGVAIPLWAKPQRSRIEAARIQADAAQMNLQDTQNELRADVEGALQQALKLQGSLDYYEQTALPQAELIINQATRAYRAGEINYQDYILSLNRALAIRTNYLDTLYQYDRAVIELNFLIENQ; encoded by the coding sequence ATGCTTGACCGCATTATACATTTCTCCATTTACAACAAGTTCATCATCGGTATCTTCACCCTTGCGCTTGTTGTCTGGGGCAGCTATTCCGTCACGCAGCTGCCCATCGATGCCGTACCCGACATCACCAACAACCAAGTGCAGGTGATTACCACCAGCCCCTCCCTGGCAGCCCAAGAAGTAGAGCGCCTCATCAGCTTCCCGGTGGAGCAGACCATGTCCACCATCGCCGATATTGAGGAGGTGCGCTCCATTTCCCGCTTCGGCCTCTCGGTGGTGACCATTGTGTTTGAAGACAATGTGGACATTTACTGGGCCCGCCAGCAGGTGAGCGAGCGGCTCGTGGAGGCCAAAAACATCATACCCCCAGCCATAGGCAGCCCGGAGATGGCCCCCATTTCCACAGGCTTGGGCGAGATCTACCAGTACGTCGTGCATCCCAAGCCTGGTTATGAGAAGCAGTATGACGCGATGGAGCTGCGTACCATCCAGGACTGGATCATCAGACGGCAGCTTCTCGGAACGCCCGGCGTGGCGGAGGTTAACAGCTTCGGGGGCTTTGTGAAGCAGTATGAAGTGGCCATCGACCCTGCCAGGCTCCGCAGCTATAACCTGAGCATCAGTGACGTGTTGGCTGCGATGGAGCGCAACAACCAGAACACGGGTGGGGCTTACATCGACAAAAAACCCAACGCCTACTTTATCCGCAGCGAGGGGCTTATCAGCAGCCTGGATGAGGTCAAGAAGGTCGTGGTCACTAACACTGCCAATGGAACTCCTGTGCTAATCTCTGACATTGCCCAGGTACGCTTCGGCAGTGCCAACCGCTACGGTGCCCTTACGGACGCCACAGGGGAGGCCGTGGGCGGTATTGTGATGCTGCTCAAGGGCGAGAACACCAACCAGGTGGTGGACCGGGTCAAAGAGCGGCTCGAACAGATAAGGAAGTCACTGCCCGAGGGCGTGGAGATCCAGGCGTTTCTCGACCGGAGCGAGCTGATCGGGCGCGCCATCGGCACAGTGGAGAAAAACCTGATTGAAGGGGCATTGATCGTAATTTTCGTGCTGGTGCTCTTCCTGGGAAACTTCCGCGCAGGGTTGGTGGTAGCCTCTGTCATTCCGCTGGCCATGCTCTTTGCCATCATCCTGATGAACCTGTTCGGCGTGACAGGTAACCTGATGAGCCTGGGAGCCATCGACTTTGGCCTTATCGTCGACGGGGCCGTCATCATCGTGGAGGCGACCATGCACCACCTGGGGCTGCGCAGCAAAGGCAGGCTGACGCAGGCGCAAATGGATGAGGAGGTGTACGAATCGGCGCGGAAAATCCGCTCCGCCGCTGCTTTTGGCGAGATCATCATTTTGATCGTGTACCTGCCGATACTCGCGCTGGTTGGTATAGAGGGCAAGATGTTTAGGCCCATGGCGCTGACTGTTTCCTTTGCCATACTCGGGGCCTTCATCCTCTCGCTCACCTACGTGCCCATGATGTCGGCACTGCTGCTGAACAAGAACATTACACACAAGCGCACCATCTCCGACCGCATGATGGATTTCTTCCAGCGGCTCTATACTCCGATCATCCATGGAGCGCTTCGCTTCAAGGCACTTGTTTTGGCCATAGCCGTAGGTTTGTTTGCCCTGAGCCTGGTGCTTTTCTCCCGCATGGGCAGCGAGTTTATCCCCACCCTGGAGGAGGGCGATTTTGCGCTGGAGACAAGGCTGCTGACCGGGAGCTCTTTGTCTGAGACGATTGAAAAAGTAACCTTGGCTTCCCGTATCCTGAAAGAGCAGTTTCCTGAGGTTAAAGATGTGATCAGCAAAATCGGCGCGGCAGAGATACCGACAGACCCCATGCCGATGGAGTCCGCCGACGTGACCATTACCTTAAAAGACAAGGAGGAGTGGACCAGTGCGGAGACACGGGAGGAGCTGGCCAACAAAATGACAGAGGCGCTGGAGGCCATACCGGGAGTTACCTTTGGCGTTTCACAGCCAATCCAGCTGCGCTCCAACGAGCTGATCTCCGGGGTGCGCCAGGACGTGGGCATCAAGATCTTTGGAGAGGACCTGCAGGAGCTGACCCGGCTGTCCCAAGAGGTTGGCAGCATCGTGTCCACCGTGCAGGGGGCCGAGGACCTGTACCTGGAGCAGGTGTCCGGCCTGCCGCAGATCGTGGTGGACATCAAACGGGATCAGATAGCCAGGTTCGGCTTGGACGTGGAGACGGTGAACCAAGCCATCAACGCGGCCTTTGCCGGCCAAAGCGCCGGGATGGTCTACGAGGGAGACCGCCGCTTCGACCTGGTCGTGCGGCTCACGCACGAGAACAGACAGGACATAGCCGATGTGCGGCAGCTCTTTGTCACTACACCGAATGGGGTACAGGTGCCCCTAGAGCAAGTGGCAGACATTGTGTTTCGGCAAGGGCCAAACCAGATACAGCGCGAGGACGCCAAGCGCCGCATCATCGTGGGGTTTAACGTCCGGGGGCGGGATGTCGCCAGCGTGGTGGAGGAGGTGCAGCAGAAAATAGACCGGCAGGTGCAGCTTCCCACGGGCTACTTTGTCACGTATGGGGGGCAGTTTGAGAACCTGCAGGAAGCCAACAAGCGGCTCTCGGTGGCTGTTCCGGCTGCCTTGGCGCTGATATTCCTACTGTTGTATTTCACCTTCGGCTCCGTGCGCCACTCGCTGCTCATCTTCACTGCCATACCGCTGTCGGCCATCGGGGGCGTACTGGCCCTGTGGCTGAGGGATATGCCCTTCAGCATATCGGCCGGTGTGGGTTTCATTGCCTTGTTCGGGGTGGCAGTGTTAAACGGTATTGTGCTCATCGCTGAATTCAACCGACAGCGCAAGGAGCACAATAGCCTGAGCCTGCGGGATGTGGTGCTCAACGGCACCTCCACACGTCTTCGCCCCGTGCTGATGACGGCTGCGGTGGCCTCCCTTGGCTTTTTGCCGATGGCGCTCTCCAACACGGCAGGGGCTGAGGTGCAAAAACCACTGGCCACGGTAGTGATCGGAGGGCTTATCACCTCCACCATGCTGACGCTGGTGGTGCTGCCCGTGCTTTATATTCTCATCGAAGGGTATCTCTCCAGCAGAAAGCAACGCAAAGCAAGTGACAGTGGATTTCCGGCAACCGCGATAGTGACGGTTTTGGCCACGGTTGCCCTGCTTATGGGCAGGGCGCAGCCGGCACAGGCCCAGCAGCAGCATCCGGTAGAAGTGTACACGCTCGATGAGGCCGTTGCCAAGGCAATTAACCGAAACCCCTCCGTAGAGGCCGCCAGGCTTGGCGTCAAGAGGAGCCAGTCGCTCAAAGGGGCAGCCTGGGACATCAATAAGACGCAGCTGCAGTACTCCACCGGTAAGCTACAGTCTGGAGAGTATGACACTGAGGTTTCTGTGTTGCAGACGTTTGCCTTTCCGACTCTTTATGCCAGACAGGCAAAGCTTGCCGGGGAACTCACCCAGGCAAGCAGGATCGGCCTGACCCAGCGCCAGCGGGAAGTCGTCCGCGACGTGAGGCTCAACTACTACGGAATAGTCTATGCACGCTCCCGACTCAGCTTGCTCACCTATCAGGATAGCCTGTACACAGCTTTCCTCCGGGCCGCCCAGGTCAGGCTCCGGACCGGTGAGACTCACCTGCTGGAGCAGGTGACGGCCGAGACGCAGCTGTCGGAAGTGCGCAACAGCGTCTTTCAGGCGGAGGCCGACAGGGCCGTGTTCCAGGAGCGCCTGCAGGCCTTGCTGGCAACCGACACGCTGGTAGCCACGGCAGACACGGTACTCAGCCGCTTGCCCCTGCCAGGCATAACCGAGGAAATGCTGGAGCGGAATCCGCGGCTCCGACTGGCCCGCCAACAGGTCGAGGTGCGGCAGGCGGAAACCAAATTGGAGCGGTCCAGGCTACTGCCGGACCTACAGCTGGGCTATACGAACCGAACCATTGCCGGGAATCATGGAAAAAGGGGGGGAGAGGAGTTCGAGGCGCCCCAGGAGGTGTCCTTCGGCGTGGCCATCCCACTGTGGGCAAAGCCACAGAGGAGTCGTATAGAGGCGGCTAGGATACAGGCAGACGCAGCTCAAATGAACCTACAGGATACACAAAACGAGCTGCGGGCAGACGTAGAGGGTGCACTTCAGCAGGCGCTGAAGCTGCAGGGTAGCCTGGACTATTATGAGCAGACAGCCCTGCCACAGGCAGAGCTAATCATCAACCAGGCTACCCGGGCTTATCGCGCAGGGGAAATTAACTACCAGGACTACATCCTTAGCCTGAACAGGGCATTGGCCATCAGGACCAATTACCTGGATACCCTCTACCAGTACGACAGGGCAGTCATCGAGCTGAACTTCCTGATAGAAAACCAATAA
- a CDS encoding DUF6660 family protein: MRFILSILILLLLTLSLKPCMDRASAVSSERQAVAMAGTHQDHQDNIADGCSPFCSCHCCHTHFQAQSTAVIEHTSPQQAIQKVDLYKSSFIPFLSYSIWQPPKVA; encoded by the coding sequence ATGAGGTTTATACTCTCCATATTGATTCTGCTATTGCTCACGCTTTCCCTGAAACCATGCATGGACAGGGCAAGTGCGGTTTCGAGTGAACGGCAGGCAGTGGCTATGGCTGGCACACATCAGGACCATCAGGATAATATTGCGGATGGATGCTCCCCATTTTGCTCCTGCCATTGCTGCCATACCCATTTTCAGGCACAAAGCACAGCCGTAATCGAGCACACCTCCCCACAGCAGGCAATTCAGAAGGTGGATCTGTACAAGAGTAGTTTTATCCCCTTCCTTTCCTATTCCATCTGGCAACCGCCGAAGGTAGCCTAA
- a CDS encoding GDCCVxC domain-containing (seleno)protein → MGETSLSSVITCPECGHRKEEQMPTDACQYFYACEKCKKLLKPRPGDCCVYCSYGTVPCPPIQQSRSCC, encoded by the coding sequence ATGGGAGAGACTAGTCTAAGCTCAGTTATCACCTGTCCGGAGTGCGGGCATCGAAAGGAAGAGCAGATGCCCACAGATGCCTGCCAGTACTTTTATGCGTGTGAAAAGTGCAAGAAGCTTCTGAAACCGAGGCCAGGGGACTGCTGCGTGTACTGCTCCTACGGCACAGTCCCTTGCCCGCCTATTCAGCAAAGCAGAAGCTGCTGCTAG
- the merTP gene encoding mercuric transport protein MerTP, translated as MRNTSSKLAGSSIVAAFTASLCCITPLLAVMVGATGVASSFDWVEPLRPYLIGITIAVLGLAWYQRLKPGRSASSCDCEQNDKFSFWKSNRVLLLVSCLALLLLTFPNYAGAFYGQTNPIANGAEGDIKQTMELKVEGMTCAGCEAQVSQVIGEVPGVFHVSTSYKAGSATISYDSTRVKPLDILQAAKKTGYTVEVAKKK; from the coding sequence ATGAGAAATACTTCATCTAAGCTTGCGGGTAGCAGCATAGTGGCTGCATTTACGGCCTCTCTTTGCTGCATCACACCGCTGCTGGCCGTAATGGTAGGTGCCACAGGGGTTGCTTCTTCTTTTGACTGGGTTGAACCACTCAGGCCGTATCTGATAGGCATTACCATCGCAGTCCTGGGCTTGGCGTGGTATCAACGTCTGAAACCGGGCAGGTCAGCCTCTAGCTGCGACTGTGAGCAAAATGATAAGTTCTCATTCTGGAAGTCGAACAGGGTGTTGCTATTGGTGAGTTGCCTTGCGTTGCTTCTGCTTACCTTCCCAAATTATGCAGGTGCTTTCTATGGGCAAACAAATCCGATAGCCAACGGTGCCGAGGGCGACATTAAGCAGACAATGGAACTGAAAGTGGAGGGAATGACCTGTGCGGGCTGTGAGGCGCAGGTGAGCCAGGTGATAGGCGAGGTGCCGGGAGTCTTTCATGTGAGCACCTCGTACAAGGCTGGAAGCGCCACCATCTCCTACGACAGCACAAGGGTGAAGCCCTTGGATATCCTACAGGCGGCTAAAAAGACGGGCTATACAGTGGAGGTAGCTAAGAAGAAGTAA
- a CDS encoding ArsR/SmtB family transcription factor — protein MIQTLSQVFSLAGSETRLKLLYLLEQEESLCVCDLSDVLQMTMPAVSQHLRKLKDANIIQSKKVGQTVFYSLKQERQEVIKPLLELIIREIEIKTN, from the coding sequence ATGATACAGACCCTGAGCCAGGTCTTTAGCCTGGCAGGGAGTGAGACAAGGCTTAAGCTACTATACCTGTTGGAGCAGGAGGAATCGCTGTGCGTCTGTGATCTAAGCGACGTGCTGCAAATGACCATGCCCGCTGTCTCGCAGCACCTGCGCAAGCTCAAGGATGCTAACATCATCCAAAGTAAGAAGGTAGGGCAGACCGTGTTCTATTCCCTAAAGCAGGAGCGCCAGGAAGTAATAAAGCCCCTGTTGGAGCTAATCATCAGGGAAATAGAAATAAAAACAAACTAA